One genomic region from Bactrocera tryoni isolate S06 chromosome 3, CSIRO_BtryS06_freeze2, whole genome shotgun sequence encodes:
- the LOC120772685 gene encoding protein lifeguard 1-like isoform X1, producing MYQAAYTDHNYDAEGAKSFSFDEESIRKGFIRKVYSILMVQLLITFGIITIFIYVDAVRDWVHHTSWIFWVALAVLLVTMICMACCESVRRQTPLNFIFLFLFTLAESFLLGVTATYYAANEVMMAVGITAAVCLALTLFAFQTKWDFTMCGGILLVAIVVFLIFGIVAIFIPGKVITLVYSSIGALIFSIYLIYDTQLMMGGKHKYAISPEEYIFAALNLYLDIINIFMYILAIIGASRN from the exons ATGTACCAAG CCGCTTATACAGATCACAATTACGATGCTGAAGGTGCGAAAAGCTTCTCCTTCGATGAAGAGAGCATACGAAAGGGTTTCATACGCAAAGTCTATTCGATACTAATG gTGCAATTGCTCATCACTTTCGGCATTATCACGATCTTTATATACGTAGATGCAGTCAGGGATTGGGTTCACCATACGTCATGGATATTTTGGGTGGCGTTGGCAGTGCTCTTGGTAACCATGATATGCATGGCCTGCTGTGAGAGCGTACGCCGTCAAACAccgttaaattttatatttctatttctattcaCATTGGCCGAGTCTTTTCTACTTGGTGTAACAGCCACCTACTATGCCGCCAACGAG GTTATGATGGCCGTTGGCATCACAGCTGCTGTATGTCTAGCTTTGACACTATTCGCTTTCCAAACGAAATGGGACTTCACCATGTGTGGTGGCATTTTATTGGTGGCCATAGTTGTATTCCTCATTTTTGGTATTGTGGCGATTTTCATACCCGGCAAAGTGATAACCCTTGTCTACTCATCCATTGGTGCATTAATCTTCTCCATCTATCTGATCTACGATACACAGCTGATGATGGGCGGCAAGCATAAGTATGCCATTAGTCCGGAGGAGTACATCTTTGCGGCGCTCAATCTTTACCTGGATATCATAAATATCTTCATGTATATATTGGCTATTATTGGCGCGTCCCGTAACTAA
- the LOC120772685 gene encoding protein lifeguard 1-like isoform X2, producing MYQDHNYDAEGAKSFSFDEESIRKGFIRKVYSILMVQLLITFGIITIFIYVDAVRDWVHHTSWIFWVALAVLLVTMICMACCESVRRQTPLNFIFLFLFTLAESFLLGVTATYYAANEVMMAVGITAAVCLALTLFAFQTKWDFTMCGGILLVAIVVFLIFGIVAIFIPGKVITLVYSSIGALIFSIYLIYDTQLMMGGKHKYAISPEEYIFAALNLYLDIINIFMYILAIIGASRN from the exons ATGTACCAAG ATCACAATTACGATGCTGAAGGTGCGAAAAGCTTCTCCTTCGATGAAGAGAGCATACGAAAGGGTTTCATACGCAAAGTCTATTCGATACTAATG gTGCAATTGCTCATCACTTTCGGCATTATCACGATCTTTATATACGTAGATGCAGTCAGGGATTGGGTTCACCATACGTCATGGATATTTTGGGTGGCGTTGGCAGTGCTCTTGGTAACCATGATATGCATGGCCTGCTGTGAGAGCGTACGCCGTCAAACAccgttaaattttatatttctatttctattcaCATTGGCCGAGTCTTTTCTACTTGGTGTAACAGCCACCTACTATGCCGCCAACGAG GTTATGATGGCCGTTGGCATCACAGCTGCTGTATGTCTAGCTTTGACACTATTCGCTTTCCAAACGAAATGGGACTTCACCATGTGTGGTGGCATTTTATTGGTGGCCATAGTTGTATTCCTCATTTTTGGTATTGTGGCGATTTTCATACCCGGCAAAGTGATAACCCTTGTCTACTCATCCATTGGTGCATTAATCTTCTCCATCTATCTGATCTACGATACACAGCTGATGATGGGCGGCAAGCATAAGTATGCCATTAGTCCGGAGGAGTACATCTTTGCGGCGCTCAATCTTTACCTGGATATCATAAATATCTTCATGTATATATTGGCTATTATTGGCGCGTCCCGTAACTAA
- the LOC120771418 gene encoding protein lifeguard 1-like isoform X2 — protein MDPNQQYYGGYPPQGGYPPQGGGYPPQGGYPPAGGYPPAGGYPPGGYAPQPGFVVPPPAGGGYGAYDDPEGQPKNFSFDDMSIRKGFIRKVYMILMGQLVVTFGFVALFVFHEPTKQFAYRNPAIFWVALAVLLVTMICMACCESVRRQTPMNFIFLGLFTLAESFLMGVSASRYAPQEVLLAVGITALVCLALTLFATQTKYDFTMCGGVLVVAMVVFLVFGIAAIFIKGKIITLVYASIGALLFSIYLIYDTQLMMGGDHKYSISPEEYIFAALNLYLDIVNIFMYILTIIGASRD, from the exons atgg ACCCTAACCAGCAATATTATGGTGGTTATCCACCACAAGGCGGCTACCCACCACAAGGGGGCGGTTATCCACCACAGGGTGGTTACCCACCCGCAGGAGGATATCCACCAGCAGGAGGCTACCCACCTGGTGGTTACGCACCACAACCCGGCTTTGTCGTGCCTCCACCAGCGGGCGGTGGCTATGGCGCCTACGATGATCCCGAAGGTCAACCAAAGAATTTCTCTTTCGATGATATGAGCATACGCAAAGGATTTATTCGCAAAGTCTACATGATACTTATG gGTCAATTGGTTGTAACTTTTGGTTTCGTAGCTCTATTTGTATTCCATGAACCCACCAAACAATTTGCATACAGAAATCCAGCTATCTTTTGGGTAGCATTGGCCGTGTTGCTTGTAACAATGATCTGCATGGCTTGTTGCGAGAGTGTACGTCGTCAAACTCCGATGAATTTCATTTTCCTCGGTTTGTTCACACTAGCAGAATCGTTTTTAATGGGAGTTTCCGCCAGCCGCTATGCACCACAAGAA GTACTTCTAGCAGTCGGAATTACAGCTCTGGTTTGTTTGGCCCTAACACTATTTGCCACTCAAACCAAATATGACTTTACCATGTGTGGAGGTGTATTAGTTGTGGCTATGGTTGTATTCCTTGTATTCGGTATTGCGGCCATATTCATCAAAGGAAAAATCATAACACTGGTTTACGCATCCATTGGTGCGCTACTCTTCTCTATTTACCTCATTTACGACACTCAACTCATGATGGGCGGCGATCATAAGTACTCGATTAGCCCAGAGGAATATATTTTTGCTGCGCTTAATCTGTATTTGGACATTGTAAACATCTTCATGTACATTTTGACAATAATAGGCGCATCCAGAGACTAG
- the LOC120771418 gene encoding protein lifeguard 1-like isoform X1 — protein MSWQTGPTYQDPNQQYYGGYPPQGGYPPQGGGYPPQGGYPPAGGYPPAGGYPPGGYAPQPGFVVPPPAGGGYGAYDDPEGQPKNFSFDDMSIRKGFIRKVYMILMGQLVVTFGFVALFVFHEPTKQFAYRNPAIFWVALAVLLVTMICMACCESVRRQTPMNFIFLGLFTLAESFLMGVSASRYAPQEVLLAVGITALVCLALTLFATQTKYDFTMCGGVLVVAMVVFLVFGIAAIFIKGKIITLVYASIGALLFSIYLIYDTQLMMGGDHKYSISPEEYIFAALNLYLDIVNIFMYILTIIGASRD, from the exons ATGTCGTGGCAGACTGGCCCAACGTATCAAG ACCCTAACCAGCAATATTATGGTGGTTATCCACCACAAGGCGGCTACCCACCACAAGGGGGCGGTTATCCACCACAGGGTGGTTACCCACCCGCAGGAGGATATCCACCAGCAGGAGGCTACCCACCTGGTGGTTACGCACCACAACCCGGCTTTGTCGTGCCTCCACCAGCGGGCGGTGGCTATGGCGCCTACGATGATCCCGAAGGTCAACCAAAGAATTTCTCTTTCGATGATATGAGCATACGCAAAGGATTTATTCGCAAAGTCTACATGATACTTATG gGTCAATTGGTTGTAACTTTTGGTTTCGTAGCTCTATTTGTATTCCATGAACCCACCAAACAATTTGCATACAGAAATCCAGCTATCTTTTGGGTAGCATTGGCCGTGTTGCTTGTAACAATGATCTGCATGGCTTGTTGCGAGAGTGTACGTCGTCAAACTCCGATGAATTTCATTTTCCTCGGTTTGTTCACACTAGCAGAATCGTTTTTAATGGGAGTTTCCGCCAGCCGCTATGCACCACAAGAA GTACTTCTAGCAGTCGGAATTACAGCTCTGGTTTGTTTGGCCCTAACACTATTTGCCACTCAAACCAAATATGACTTTACCATGTGTGGAGGTGTATTAGTTGTGGCTATGGTTGTATTCCTTGTATTCGGTATTGCGGCCATATTCATCAAAGGAAAAATCATAACACTGGTTTACGCATCCATTGGTGCGCTACTCTTCTCTATTTACCTCATTTACGACACTCAACTCATGATGGGCGGCGATCATAAGTACTCGATTAGCCCAGAGGAATATATTTTTGCTGCGCTTAATCTGTATTTGGACATTGTAAACATCTTCATGTACATTTTGACAATAATAGGCGCATCCAGAGACTAG